The following DNA comes from Chitinophaga nivalis.
GGAAGCCATGTACGCCACTGTTATTCAACCGGATACCGTTCCGGGCCGACGACTGGATACCAGTTTCAGCACACATCCGTACAAAAAGAAAGCGTGGAAAAAACAACCGGTAGAAAAGCCGGTGAAAGAAAAGAGAGACAGTACGGGTAGGGAGCGGTATTGAGGAGGTAGGTACCATCAATAACGGGAGATCAGATGCCAACATCTTTTCTCCCGTTATTTGTTATAAAGAATATTATTTTTCCAGCTGGCCAAACAGCCCGTTCTTATAATCTTCGATCGCCTGATCCGTTTCTGCAGCCGTATTCATGACAAAATTATCTTTTGCAGCTACCGGCTCATTGATTGGTTCGGCGCAAAGATACAACAGGCGGGTATTTTCGTCTGCCTTGATATGGATATCAGCTTGTTCATCTTCCTTATCAAAAACAACCAGGTGATAACCTGTTACTGTTGTACCGTTCACGGTTACCTGACCATCCACTATATATAGCAATGTCCAATAACCACGTGTAGCCGTGAGGGTTACTTCTTTACCGGCTTCCACATTTCCCCAGATGGCGGTAATGGGTGTGAAATTTTTCAGCGGGCCGGTTTTATTTTCATAATCCCCGCTGACCAGCGTCAGCTGTACGCCTGGCGCTACTGCTACCGGTGGCATTTCATTACCGGTTACATATTGATAATAAGGATCTTCCCATTTATTGGCAGCCGGCACATTGAACCACAGCTGTAATAATTCATAGTTGCCTCCTTTCGCGAGGAATTCCGGAGAAGGTCCTTCACTATGCAGGATACCTTTACCGGCAAACATCCACTGTACATCTCCTGCCGTCACCGTCATGGCATTACCGGCATTATCGCGGTGAAAACCTTGCCCCTGCAACATGAAGGTAACCGGTGCAAAACCGCGGTGCGGATGCGGGTGCAGCCGCTCTTCCGGCGAACCAGCCGCATAGAACTTAGGCGGCATATGATGCAATACGATAAAAGGGCTGGCAAAACGGAACTGCATCGTAGGCAATGATTGCCGTACTACTTCTGTATCCGTGATGTGTTTTTCCCGGCCTTCCAGTACGTGCAGAATTTTCTTTTCCATAAAAAATATTTTATCGGATCAACTTCAGGCGCGCTTTCTCCACGGAGCTCCGGAACATCTTCAGGATGAGGACTTCATAGTCTTCGATCACCAGCACTTCACCTTCCCGGGGAATATTGCCGTGGATGTAGTTAATTAAACCGGAAAGGGTTTCATAATGTTCACTTTCCGGCAGCGGATAAGGTAACAGTTCATTGATATCCGCGAGGTATTCGTGGGCACTTACGAGATAGGTATTATCATCTTTCTGTTCTACGATCGGCGTTTCATGATCATGTTCATCCTGTATATCCCCTACCAGTTCTTCCAGGATATCTTCCATCGTCACAATACCTTCCGTATCGCCGAATTCGTTGGTTACGACGGCCATCTGCAGGCGTTGCAGCTGAAAAGTACGGAGCAGGTCCTTTATTTTCATACTGTCCGGCACATAAAATACCGGCTTCAGGATATCGCTGATATGCTGCAGCGACTTGTCGTGTACGCCCCGCATGAGGTCTTTCGTATAGATAACCCCTTTCAGTTCATCCAGGGAACCATGGTAAACAGGATATCTGGAATAACCATCTGCCAGCACCTGATCAATCAGTTGCTCCAGTGGCAGGTTAATATCCAGGGCAGAAATATCTTTCCGGTGGGTCAGGATTTCCTTTACCCGGCTGTCGTCAAATTCGAATACGTTTTGTATCAGCTCCCGTTCCGTTTCTTCAATAGCGCCACCTTCCTGGCTTTCAGAGATGATGAGTTTCAATTCTTCTTCTGAGTGTATTTCCGATTCACCGGCAGGTGTAATACCAATGAGCCGCAGGATACTGTTGGCAAAGCCATTGAGCATCCAGATAAAAGGACGGAAGATAACAAAGAGTACCCGCATGGGGATTGCCACAGCCAATGTTGTGGGCAATGGTTTACGGATGGCAAATGATTTAGGCGCCAGTTCTCCGAAAACAATATGCAGGATGGTAATAATCGTGAAGGCGATAGCGACTGCAATCCAATGCGTGGCGGCTACCGATATGCTGATACCCAGGTTACCCATTACTTTCAATACGATGGCTGTCATCACCGATTCTCCGACCCAGCCCAGGCCCAGGGATGCCAGGGTGATACCCAACTGGGTAGCTGCCAGGTAACCATCGAGGTTGCCCAATATCCGCTTGGCCGCAGCAGTTGCTCTTTTGCTGGATGTGGAGCCTTTACTGTTGATCTGAGAGGAGCGCACTTTAACGATGGCAAATTCCGCCGCTACAAAAAAACCGTTTAATAAAACCAGAACAATAGTCCAGAAAAGTTGCCAAAGCATGTATATGGTAAATTGGTTCGCAAGGCCAAATATAGGCAAATCATTTTTGATACGTCTGGCTGATTTACGGGAACGACGGGTGATATCTTATAAAATCCTTATGCAGTGGGCAGATAAGCCGTTTTTCTACAGCTTGATTTTTTCCGGAAGATGCCTGGCTACGATTACCCGCCGGGAAATGATAGTCAGCAAAATGCAGCAGTAAGATGCCCACCCTATCCGGGTAAATTTTATTTTTCTGCACTATTTAGTCCACTTATTTCATAGAGTTTATGTATTTTTGATGAAATAGGGCTGGCATATCATTTTTATTGTCTAATGGAGAAAGTAATTACCACGACCACTCCCGCTGTCACCGCAGCCGGAACACAACATAATGCGGCTATTCCGCCGGCATTGACCCAAACAGGCTCCCATTCTTCCGAAAACGGCGTTGCCAAAAAACAACGATGGACCTATGGACTGGCAGGTTTAATACTGCTCACCATTGTGCTGGGTATTGCCTGGTGGCAGGCGCCTGCCTTCCGCACTTATGTGGCAGATATTCCGCCTACTTTTTATTATTTCCTGGGTGCAGGCTTCGTATTCGCCATGATCGACGGCGCCATCGGGATGTCGTATGGTATTACCTCTACCACCTTCTCCCTGTCGATGGGTATTCCGCCGGCTTCTGCCAGCACCGCCGTACATATCTCCGAAATTCTCAGCAATGCCATTGCCGGATGGATGCATTTCAAAATGGGCAATGTCAATAAAAAACTGTTTAAGATCCTGATCTTTCCGGGTATTGCCGGTGCGGTGATCGGAGCTTACCTCCTCTCCTCACTGGAACATTATGCAGCCTATACCAAACCGCTGGTATCGCTGTATACGCTGATACTGGGTACTATCATTCTGCTGCGTGCCATCCGTGCACAACGACAAAAACATGCGGGCAACAAAATAAAACGTATTGGCCTGCTGGGTTTCGGAGGTGGGTTTATTGATGCCATCGGTGGTGGCGGATGGGGCTCTATTGTATTATCCTCGTTGATTGCAGGACGCAGACATCCCCGTTTTTCCCTGGGCACGGTAAAGGCTACCCGCTTTTTCATTGCGATGCTCAGTTCCCTCACTTTTGTGACCGTATTGTCTTATGTACACTGGGATGCCGTACTGGGATTGGTCATTGGCAGTGCGATCGCTTCTCCCATTGCTGCGCGGGTATCCAACAAAATATCTGCTAAAACCATTATGGTGGCGGTAGCGGTGATTGTTATCGTCGTGAGTATGAAAAGTATTTATTCGTTCCTGCTAAAGGTATTGTAAGCTTATTCATTGATGACCGTCTCGTTGACCTGCAGGGTAATCGGCTGATTGATTTCGTAACGCACCCAGGCCCGGATAGTCACTTCATCCCGGTCGTTGAAAGGTTTTGCAGGCAGGTACCTGTTGGCGATTTCCACTTTGATTTCTGCGGTTCTGTCTTCAAAGATATAGGTAGTACCACGCAGTTTTCCGGTAATATAGCCGGTTATTTTTACGGAAGTACTGTCGTAACTCAACTGCCGCGCATTTTTCATCACCTCTCCTACGGTGTAATTACGTTGCCATATTCCGGCCGTAACACCTAACAAACAGAGCAGCAAGCTTTTCATGATGGTTCCTTTTAATTGATGGATCTGCCTGTGGTAACAGTTACCAGCGTAAATTGTTCATAGCCCGGATCCGATATTTTTCGCGAAGATAACAAGACCGGACCTTTTGGGAGGTTAAATTTATGCTCCCAACCGATCCGGTCTTGTTAATCATGTTTTGCGATGGCTACATTTCACATACAATCTCCTGCGCCTGCCGGATAGCTGCTTTACCGGCATCAATGAATACACATCCTTTTTTATAGCCGGCATCGTAGTGCCAGCCGGATAATGGCTTGCCATTCAGCAATACCCTGGCTGGTTTGCGGGTGGTAAACACTTCCAGGCGGATATGTCTTGCCGCCAACTGCCCCTGATAACTACCGGTGGTCGCGCCCAGTTGTACCCGGATACGATCGGTTGTTCCGGTACTGGTGATGGACGTATAGGCAAAAGCGTTATCCTTTTTATACGCGAGCGTAGCACCATCATCTTCATACAATTTAAAATGACCGGCTGCGCCAGGGTATATTTCCAGGGTAAGGGTATCTTTTGGTTTTTCCCGGTCGTACAACATCGCCGGATACTTCGGAATGATGGCGCCGGCTTTTACAAACAGGGGCAACTTATCCAGTGGTGCCGCAAAGTTATTGAGCCACTGTCCGCCCGTATAGGCGGTACCGTTATCGTAGTCTGTCCAGGTACCGGCAGGCAGATAAATGCTATCGCGTTTTTCTTCATCCTTGTATACCGGCGCTACCAGCAGGTATTCGCCGCTCATGAACTGGTATTGTGTAGCCCGGCCCCAGGTAGTGGTATCTGCCGGGTATTCCAGCACCATGGCACGACATACCGGCGTACCCGTTTCATAGGCTTCCCGGCAATAGGAATACATATAAGGCGTTAAACGCATTTTCAGCTGCATGTATTTGCGGTTGATATCCGTATAAGGTTCTCCGTGGGACCAGGGTTGTTTACCTGTTTTGGCCCAGCCGCTGATAGACATATATACCGGCGTGAAACTTTTCCACTGCAGATCCCTCACATAGGTTTTGGCGCTGCCTTTGAAAATGCCATCCACATCGCCGGTTGCATAGTTGAAGCCAGACAGGCCACTGCCAATCACCGTGGGAATGTGGAACCGGATGTATTCCCAGTTACCGCTCTGATCGCCGCTCCACACGGTAGCATACCGCTGTGTACCTGCCCAGCCGGCCACACACCATACAAAGCCGCGGGCATCTGCATTTTGTTCAATGCCGTTAAATGCAGCACGGGTACCATCCAGGCCCCATTTATAGCCAGGGCCTACCCAGGCTACATCCAGTTTCATACAGCGGGTACCGAAACGACCTACTTCGTCTTTTATTTTTTCCACCCCGTTTTCTGTCCACAGGCCAGTATAAAAACCCAGCTGGTGCAAGCGCTGTACCACAGTATCCAGCCCCTGATAACCGCAGCCATAGCCATCATTCGGCAATATCCAGCCACCCGGCATATTTTTCTCCCGGTATACCTGTGCAATTTTGCTGATTACATCGCCGGTTACACCTTTTTTATTGTAACAGTCCGCGTCGCCAAATTCCAGGCCCCAACGGGGTACCATAAAAGGCCGGCCGGTAACATGCGTATATTGTTCCAGCACTGCTTTTAAACCAGGACCGTAAAAGTAGTAAGCATCGTATTCGTGGCCTTCATGCTGCAACAGTACCGTATCTTTAAAAGCATAGCTGCCTTTGTTGAAGGTGTTCCGGAAGATGCCGTATCCGGCTGTACTCACAAAGAACGGCGCCGGATTGGAAGTGGTGTTGGCGCCCCAGTTGCCGAAATTATTGCGGATGTTCACGGTGCTGTCGCGGTGCGAGAAGTTACCATTCTGCATACCACCGCCATAGAAATAATCCGTTGCTCCCCGACGCAGTGATTCCGTGGCCTGTTCTCCCAGGCTAATAGGAGCCGTTTCTTCCATAATCAGTTTACCGGTTTTATCGTACATGGCTATACGAAACGGTGCTTTCTGTATCTGCAGGGTCACCTTCGCAGTATTGACTTCATAATAGCTTTTTTTATCTTTCAGCTGGTATTTTACCGGCTGATCGCCATTCCATACCACCATCCCCTTGTCGGTAGCTTCCTCAAAGCGGCCATCGGAGCTGACCTGCAGGCGGAAGATATCTGCCGCCACCCAATGCAGCTGTACAAAGGCATTACCGAGGGTAAACTGCAGCTTACCCGGCAACTGTTTTAATTGCTGAATACCGGTCAGTGGTACTGTTTTCAGGAGCAGGTGGGTAGCCAGTGTATTATTAGCGATATTACCATCCTGCGGCAACAGGGCTGTTACCTGCAGCGGCCAGATACCTTTGCTTTCCAGGTTAGCCGTTTCCAGCAGCACATCGCGGATAGCATAGGGCTGTAGCGGCTCCCGGTCGAAAGGCACTGTGATCGTTTTGACAGCAGCACCATATCCCAGGGTGTATTGCACCTGCACGGGTGCTGCCACCGGTTCGGTACCCAGGTTGGTCACCCGGATGGTGATGGGTTCCTTTGCCGAAAATTTATCTTTTCCGTTGAGCGGTGTCACTACGTTGGTGATAGCGATATCGCGCGGAAATACCTGTTCATAGGTGGCCAGGAATATTTTTCCGTGGAGGGTACCTTTCTGATCTTTCACCACATTACCTGTGCCTTCATCAAAAGTATAATAGTGCAACAGGTGGGCATATTCCGGATCCTGTGCATTGACCGCCTTAAAGGCCAGCCGGGCAATGGTTTCCGGGGATAACATTTTATC
Coding sequences within:
- a CDS encoding NirD/YgiW/YdeI family stress tolerance protein; this translates as MKSLLLCLLGVTAGIWQRNYTVGEVMKNARQLSYDSTSVKITGYITGKLRGTTYIFEDRTAEIKVEIANRYLPAKPFNDRDEVTIRAWVRYEINQPITLQVNETVINE
- a CDS encoding TIM-barrel domain-containing protein; translated protein: MRRIPLHLLVLGGLLCALLTITAADVSAQHRLRFNGASNFVELNGKDVPPPYTVECLVSRNKVTTYATLLTAGDYESGIRIEQYNNTNKIGLTKKGQFDVFFDYELPVGKLTHIALVADTAHTSLYVDGKFVQRIDKSIPLPLTQIGLDADGFGTLNATVDELRMWDKMLSPETIARLAFKAVNAQDPEYAHLLHYYTFDEGTGNVVKDQKGTLHGKIFLATYEQVFPRDIAITNVVTPLNGKDKFSAKEPITIRVTNLGTEPVAAPVQVQYTLGYGAAVKTITVPFDREPLQPYAIRDVLLETANLESKGIWPLQVTALLPQDGNIANNTLATHLLLKTVPLTGIQQLKQLPGKLQFTLGNAFVQLHWVAADIFRLQVSSDGRFEEATDKGMVVWNGDQPVKYQLKDKKSYYEVNTAKVTLQIQKAPFRIAMYDKTGKLIMEETAPISLGEQATESLRRGATDYFYGGGMQNGNFSHRDSTVNIRNNFGNWGANTTSNPAPFFVSTAGYGIFRNTFNKGSYAFKDTVLLQHEGHEYDAYYFYGPGLKAVLEQYTHVTGRPFMVPRWGLEFGDADCYNKKGVTGDVISKIAQVYREKNMPGGWILPNDGYGCGYQGLDTVVQRLHQLGFYTGLWTENGVEKIKDEVGRFGTRCMKLDVAWVGPGYKWGLDGTRAAFNGIEQNADARGFVWCVAGWAGTQRYATVWSGDQSGNWEYIRFHIPTVIGSGLSGFNYATGDVDGIFKGSAKTYVRDLQWKSFTPVYMSISGWAKTGKQPWSHGEPYTDINRKYMQLKMRLTPYMYSYCREAYETGTPVCRAMVLEYPADTTTWGRATQYQFMSGEYLLVAPVYKDEEKRDSIYLPAGTWTDYDNGTAYTGGQWLNNFAAPLDKLPLFVKAGAIIPKYPAMLYDREKPKDTLTLEIYPGAAGHFKLYEDDGATLAYKKDNAFAYTSITSTGTTDRIRVQLGATTGSYQGQLAARHIRLEVFTTRKPARVLLNGKPLSGWHYDAGYKKGCVFIDAGKAAIRQAQEIVCEM
- a CDS encoding hemolysin family protein yields the protein MLWQLFWTIVLVLLNGFFVAAEFAIVKVRSSQINSKGSTSSKRATAAAKRILGNLDGYLAATQLGITLASLGLGWVGESVMTAIVLKVMGNLGISISVAATHWIAVAIAFTIITILHIVFGELAPKSFAIRKPLPTTLAVAIPMRVLFVIFRPFIWMLNGFANSILRLIGITPAGESEIHSEEELKLIISESQEGGAIEETERELIQNVFEFDDSRVKEILTHRKDISALDINLPLEQLIDQVLADGYSRYPVYHGSLDELKGVIYTKDLMRGVHDKSLQHISDILKPVFYVPDSMKIKDLLRTFQLQRLQMAVVTNEFGDTEGIVTMEDILEELVGDIQDEHDHETPIVEQKDDNTYLVSAHEYLADINELLPYPLPESEHYETLSGLINYIHGNIPREGEVLVIEDYEVLILKMFRSSVEKARLKLIR
- a CDS encoding sulfite exporter TauE/SafE family protein, whose product is MEKVITTTTPAVTAAGTQHNAAIPPALTQTGSHSSENGVAKKQRWTYGLAGLILLTIVLGIAWWQAPAFRTYVADIPPTFYYFLGAGFVFAMIDGAIGMSYGITSTTFSLSMGIPPASASTAVHISEILSNAIAGWMHFKMGNVNKKLFKILIFPGIAGAVIGAYLLSSLEHYAAYTKPLVSLYTLILGTIILLRAIRAQRQKHAGNKIKRIGLLGFGGGFIDAIGGGGWGSIVLSSLIAGRRHPRFSLGTVKATRFFIAMLSSLTFVTVLSYVHWDAVLGLVIGSAIASPIAARVSNKISAKTIMVAVAVIVIVVSMKSIYSFLLKVL
- a CDS encoding pirin family protein, translating into MEKKILHVLEGREKHITDTEVVRQSLPTMQFRFASPFIVLHHMPPKFYAAGSPEERLHPHPHRGFAPVTFMLQGQGFHRDNAGNAMTVTAGDVQWMFAGKGILHSEGPSPEFLAKGGNYELLQLWFNVPAANKWEDPYYQYVTGNEMPPVAVAPGVQLTLVSGDYENKTGPLKNFTPITAIWGNVEAGKEVTLTATRGYWTLLYIVDGQVTVNGTTVTGYHLVVFDKEDEQADIHIKADENTRLLYLCAEPINEPVAAKDNFVMNTAAETDQAIEDYKNGLFGQLEK